A segment of the Deltaproteobacteria bacterium genome:
GAGTTTTGGGCCCTCAGAGGTGTTTCTTTTTCAGTGCAAAGGGGGGAGTCCTTGGGGATCATCGGCAGAAACGGGGCAGGAAAGAGTACCATCTTTAAGCTGATCAGCGGGGTTTTAGCTCCAAATCGAGGGGAGATAAAGGTCAGAGGGAGGATCTCTCCACTAGTAGAATTGGAAGCGGGTTTACATCCAGAACTGACTGGTCTGGAGAACATATATTTGAACGGGGCTATCTATGGGATGAGCAGGAAAGAGATGGAGGAGAAGCTCGATGAGATCATCGAGTTCTCCGGCCTTGGGAAGTTCATCCACTCTCCTATCCGTACCTATTCCTCAGGTATGCACGCCCGCCTGGGTTTTTCCGTGGCTATAAATGTGGACGCCGATATTCTTCTGATAGATGAAGTATTGGCTGTAGGGGACGCTGAATTTCGGGAGGGGTGTTATGATAAAATCAAACAGCTGAAGCGCAATGGGGTTACCATTGTCTATGTATCCCATAATTTGAAGTCAGTAGTAGATCTATGTGATAGAGCTATATGGTTGGATAGAGGGGAGATAAGAATAGAGGGGAATCCTCAAGAGGTAGTGGAGGAATATGTTAAGATAGTATGAACATCCGGGGAATGAAGCTGCTTAGTCAAAGACATTCCCGGACAGGCTGATATAAATGATTAGGACTGGGATAAGGCTTAAAAGTTTAAGGGTTGGAATGAATTTTGCTTATATTGAGAGTATGAAGGTAAAAAATGTATAGGGTATGTGAGGGAAATGGCTGAAAGAGACCGAAGAACTGAGGATAAAAGGTTGAAATTGCTTTCCGACTTTCATCAGGAGCTGATAAGGAATCTATACGA
Coding sequences within it:
- a CDS encoding ABC transporter ATP-binding protein, which translates into the protein MEKAIDVIDVCKMFRLYRERSGMLKEAFINLFRGGDKYDEFWALRGVSFSVQRGESLGIIGRNGAGKSTIFKLISGVLAPNRGEIKVRGRISPLVELEAGLHPELTGLENIYLNGAIYGMSRKEMEEKLDEIIEFSGLGKFIHSPIRTYSSGMHARLGFSVAINVDADILLIDEVLAVGDAEFREGCYDKIKQLKRNGVTIVYVSHNLKSVVDLCDRAIWLDRGEIRIEGNPQEVVEEYVKIV